CGGCTGGCCGCCGAGGGTGCCGGTTCCTGGGTGCTGGCCAAGGTCGACGTGGACGCGAACCCGGCGCTCGCCCAGGGCCTGCGGGTCCAGGGCATCCCGGCGGTCAAGGCCGTCTGGCAGGGGCAGCTGGTCGCCGAGTTCACCGGCGCCATCCCCGAGGAGCAGGCCCGGCAGTTCGTGACCGAGCTGGTCGCCGCCACCTCCGGGGGCGCGGTGCCCGGTGCCGCCGAGGACGACGGTGCGCCGCAGGAGCCGGAGGACCCGCGGCTGGACGCGGCCGAGGCCGCCCTGGACCGTGGTGACCTCGCCGCCGCCGAGGCGGCCTACCAGGCGATCCTGGAGACCGAGCCGGAGCACCCGGTGGCCGGGCTGGCGCTGCGTCAGGTCCAGCTGTTCCGCCGGGCCGAGGAGGCCGGGCCGGACGCGCTGGCCGCCGCCCAGGCCGCGCCCGACGACATCGCCGCGCAGACCCGGGCCGCAGACTTCCTGCTCGGCACCGGCGACGTCGACGCCGCCTTCGGCTGGCTGCTCGACGTCGTGCGGCGCACCGCGGGCGAGGAGCGCGACGCCGCCCGCCAGCACCTGGTCGAGCTGTTCGGGATCGTGGGCGACGAGGACCCGCGCGTCGGCCCGGCCCGCCGGGCCCTGATGACCGCCCTGTTCTAGAAGGACCCCACTGCCCCCCCACCGCTCGCGAGCTCGCGGTGGGCCCCTGCGGCGGGGCCGTCGGCTGGGCCCGCTGCAGGGCCTGGCCGGCGGTGGCTCAGGCGCCGATGTCGCAGGCGGCCAGGCCGTCGACGACCCCGCTGCGGAAGACGTCGACCAGCTGGAACCCGGTCAGCTGGACGTCGGGCAGCACGGCGGGGTCGGTGGCGTGCTCGAGCAGGAACGAGACGCTCTCGTCGGCGTCGCCGGGGGAGATGCTGAGCACCGTGGTCTCGGCGCCCAGCACGGCGGAGGTGAAGGCGCCGGACAGGCAGACGGCGGACCGCACGGCGGCCTGGCCGTCGACCGGCAGCCCCAGCTGGTCGCGGGCGGCGAGCGCGTAGGGGATGGCCACCGCGGTCAGGACGGCGTAGTCCCCGCCCTGCTCGGCGGCGTACAGCGGCAGGGTGAGGTCGACCTCGTCGTAGCGGACGGTCGCGTCGGCGGGGCAGTAGAGCAGGTCGAGGTCGGTGTCCTCGCCGGCGCAGTCCGGGGCCTCGCCGGAGAACGGTTCGACGTCGGGCGGGGTGAACTCCTCGCCCAGCTGGTCGAAGGCCAGTTGCCAGAACTCACCGAGCCCGTCGGGCACGAACTCCTCGACCGTCTGCTCGTAGGGCGCGTCGCCGCCGGTGGCGAAGTCGAGGTCGCTCTGGAAGGCGCTCTGCGTGAACGCCCGGGTGGCGTCGAAGTCGTCCCGGCAGGCCGCGGGGCCGTCGTCGAACCCCTGCTGGAACGCCGACACCCGGTCGAAGTAGGAGCCGTGCGCCTGGCCCTCGTAGGCGCCGGTGCCGACCGGGTCGCGCAGCAGCAGGTAGCCGCGCAGCACGTCGTCCAGCTCACCGGGCCGGATCGAGTCGTACGCGGCGTTGCCCTCGGCGACCCACGCCGTCCAGGCGCCGGCGAAGCAGTCGGCCTGGGTCTCGATGTTGATCGACCGTTCCACGGGGTAGCCGACCCGGCCCTGGACCGCGTGCCCGAACTCGTGCGCCATCACCAGGGCCGGGATGAACCGGCCGTACCCCTCGCCGCCGCCGGTGCCGAAGGCCAGCGCGCCGAGGAACGCGCGGTCGTACTGGATGGCGTCGCCGTTGGGGTACTCGGCACCCGGACCGCAGTAGAAGGCGTTGTCGACGACGGCGTCCGGGGTCTCCCCGCAGCCGATCTGCCCGTTCGGGTATTGCGCCGGGTCGAGGGCGCCCGGGTCGACGGAGTAGTAGCCGCCGGTCAGCGTGGTGAAGTCCTGCCCGAACGTCGGGACGAACTGCCCGGTCCAGTAGCTGTTGAGGTCGGCGAGCGCGTTGCGGGCGATCCGGTCGACCTCGTCGTCGGTCGCGCCGATGATCGGGAACTCCGCGGCCGGGACGTCGCCCTGGGGCCCGGCCACCGGGCTCGCGCGCCCCTCGATCAGGGTCACCGCGCAGCCGGACAGCACGGCCGACCCGAGGAGCGCACCCGCGACGGCGACGGCGAGACGCCGTCGGGGCGTGGAGGTCATGGGTTCCCGATCCGTTCCGGCCGCCCGCGGCGGCAGCACCGCCGTCCATCCTGCCGGACCGTGCCGTCCCCGGCAGGCAGGGAACACCGGCCGGGCCGCCGGACGGACGACGGGGCGGGGACCCTAGCAGGTCCCCGCCCCGTCGTCCGTCGATCACCTCAGCGCTCGGTCGGCTCCAGCCCGCTGCCCGGGCCCTCGGCCGCGCCGGACGCCTCGGCCGCGGCGATCTCTGCCTGGTCGGCCGGTGCACCCTCGTCGGGGAGCTCGGGCTCCGGGCCCTCGTGCACGAACCACACGGTGGCCAGCGGCGGGGCGGTCAGCGTCGCCGACCACGGCTGCCCGTGCCAGGAATCCGCGACGGCCTCGATGCCGCCGAGGTTGCCCACCCCGGAGCCGCCGTAGCCCTCGAAGTCGGTGTTGATCACCTCGCGCCAGCGTCCGCCGCGGGGCAGCCCGATCCGGTACTGCTCGTGCGGCTGGCCGGAGAAGTTGACCACGCAGGCCAGCAGCTGCCCGCCCTTGCCCACGCGCAGGAAGGTGAGGGTGTTGCCCCCGGCGTCGTTGGCGTCGATCCACTGGAAGCCGGCCGGGTCGACGTCCTGGCTCCAGAGCGCCTCGCTGTCCCGGTAGACCGTGTTGAGGTCGGTCACCAGCTCCAGCACGCCGCGGTGCGCCGGGTCGTCGAGGTGCCACCAGTCCAGCGACCGGCTCTCCGCCCACTCCGACAGCTGCCCGAACTCCGAGCCCATGAACAGCAGCTGCTTGCCGGGGTGGGCCCACATGTAGCCGAGGTAGGCGCGCAGGTTGGCCAGCTGCTGCCAGCGGTCGCCGGGCATCTTGCCCAGCATCGAGCCCTTGCCGTACACGACCTCGTCGTGACTGATCGGCAGGACGTAGTTCTCCGAGTACGCGTAGACCATGGAGAACGTCAGCTGGCCGTGGTGGTAGCTGCGGTAGACCGGCTGGTTGGCCATGTAGCCCAGCGAGTCGTGCATCCAGCCCATGTTCCACTTGAAGCCGAAGCCCAGGCCGCCGAGGTACGTGGGGCGGGTGACGCCCGGCCACGCGGTCGACTCCTCGGCGATGGTGATGACGCCGGGCACCTCGCGGTAGACGGTGGCGTTCATCTCCTGCAGGAACGCCACGGCGTCCAGGTTCTCCCGGCCGCCGTACTGGTTGGGCGTCCACTCGCCGTCGTTGCGCGAGTAGTCCAGGTAGAGCATCGAGGCGACAGCGTCGACCCGGATGCCGTCGATGTGGAACTCCTGCGCCCAGAACAGCGCGTTGGCGACCAGGAAGTTGCGCACCTCGGCGCGGCCGAAGTCGAACACGTAGGTGCCCCAGTCCGGCTGCTCACCGCGGCGCGGGTCGGCGTGCTCGTACAGCGGCGTGCCGTCGAAGCGGGCCAGCGCCCAGTCGTCCTTGGGGAAGTGCGCGGGCACCCAGTCGACGATGACGCCGATGCCGGCCTGGTGGGCGGCGTCGATCAGGTACCGCAGGTCGTCGGGGGAGCCGAAGCGCGACGTCGGGGCGTAGTAGGAGGTCACCTGGTAGCCCCACGAGCCACCGAAGGGGTGCTCGGCCAGCGGCATGAACTCCAGGTGGGTGAACCCGGCGTCCTTCACGTAGGCGACCAGCTCGTCGGCCATCTCGCGGTAGGAGAGGCCCTGCCGCCAGGACGCCGCGTGGACCTCGTAGACGCTCATCGGCCGCTCGTGCCACTTGGCCTCGGCGCGCTGGGCCAGCCACTCGGCGTCGTTCCACTCGTGGGTGGAGGCGGTCACGACCGAGGCGTTGGCCGGGGGCACCTCGGTGGCGAAGGCCATCGGGTCGCTCTTGACCCGCCACTGCCCGTCGGCACCGAGCACGTGGAAGCGGTACCGGGTGCCGACCTGCGCGCCGGGCACGAAGATCTCCCAGACGCCGGAGGAGCCCAGCGACCGCATCGGGTAGGCGCGGGCCTGCCAGTAGTCGAAGTCGCCGGTGACCTTCACGCCCCGGGCGTTGGGCGCCCAGACGGCGAAGGAGACGCCGTCCACGCGGCCACCGGGGGTGTCGTAGCCGATCACGTGCGCACCGAGGACGGTCCACAGCTTCTCGTGCCGGCCCTCGCGGATGAGGTGCTGGTCGAGCTGGCCCAGGGTGGGCAGCCAGCGGTACGGGTCGTCGACGGTGAAGGTGTCGGTGCCGCCCTGCCCGTTCGGGTAGACGACCTCGATCCGGTAGTCGCCGGGCTGCTGGGGGAGCCGGGCCTCGAAGACGCCGCCGCGGAAGACCTGGCGGGCCTCGTAGCGGCTGCCGTCCTGGTCGACGACGGCGACGGCCTCGGCGTCCGGGCGCAGCGTGCGCACGGCCCAGCCGTCCGCCACGCGGTGCGCGCCGAGCACGCTGTGCGGGTCGAAGGACCAGCCGTCGACGACCGCGGCCAGCTGCTCCTGGCTCACCTCGGAGGGCGACGGGGTGGCCTCGGCGGGGACCGAGGTGCTGACCGGGGCCTCGCCCTCGGGGAGCGCGTCGACCAGTCCGGCGGCCTCCGGCTCGGGCGCCTCGTCCGGTGCCGGCGGCAGGTCCACGACCTCGCTGGTGGCCAGGTCGGCGGTGGTGACCGCCGCACCGGCCTGGTCGGCGGGGGCCGGGGCGGAGGGGCTGTCGGACGAGGGGCTGTCGGCCGAGCCGGTCCCGGTGGCCTCCGTCCCGGTGACGGCGGGCTCAGCGGGGACGGTGTCCGGAGCGATCTCGGCGCCGGGCTCGGAGGCCGTCTCCGCGGGGGAGTGGCCGCCGGTGCCGGCGTGCTCGCCGCTCTCGGGCGCCTGCGGGGTGCTCGGCTCGGCCGGGTCGGGGCTGGGCGGCTCCGGCTGGGGAGCGGAGGGGGCCGTCGGGTCGCCCGGCTCGGCGATGGGCGCCGGCGCGATCACCGGTGCGGCGGTGACCTTCTTGGTCGCCTTCCGCGGTGCCCGCTTGACCGGCGCGTCGCCGGCCTCGGCCGGTGCGGCCTTCTTCGCCGTCCGCTTGGCCGTCGTGCGGGCCGCCGGCGCGGACTCCGCCGCCGTGGTGCTCAGCTGGTCACCGTCGGGCGCCTCGGCGGCCGCCGCGGTCCGCGCGGAGGCCTCGCGGGCGGTGGTCTTCTTGGCGGGGGCCTCGGCCGCGGCCTTCTTCGCCGGCGCCTTCTTGGCGGCGGCCTTGCGCGTGGCCTTCTTGGCCGGGGCGGGCGGGGTGTCGGCCTCGCTGGCCTCACGGACCCCCTCGGTGATCTCCTCGACCCGGCGCATGAGCTCGGCCTTGTCGGCGGGCTCGCTGCTGGTGTCCGTGCCCGGAGGGGTGCTGGCGTCGTCGGTGCTCATCGGTGGTCCTTCCAGGTCTGTCTGGTCGTCGTGCTGGTCGTCCGGTCCGGCCCCTGTGCCGGGTCCCGCCGCACGCGTGTGCGCGGTGGGGGCAGCGGGGCCTCCTTCAGTTGCCGGCGGCCAGCCGGGACAGCGAACTGAGCGGGATCATCAGCCAGTGCGGCCGGTTGCGCGCCTCGTACACACACTCGTACACCGCCTTGTCGGCCTCGAAGGCCCGCAGCAGTGCGGAGTCGCTGGACAGGGTGATGCCCCCGGCGGCGGAGTAGCCCGCGCAGAAGGCGTGCCGGTTGCGCTCGGCCCACTCCTGCGCCCGGTAGGCCCGCTGCGGGTCGTCGGGCTGCTCGACCAGCATGTGCCGGGCGGCGTAGTCGAAGGAGCGGAGCATCCCCGCGACGTCCCGCAGCGGGGTGTCCAGCTCGCGTCGCTCGGCCAGCGGCCGGGCCGGCTCGCCCTCGAAGTCCAGGACGATCCAGCCAGTCGTCGTCCGCAGCACCTGACCCAGGTGGAGGTCGCCGTGCACCCGCTGGCGCACGACCGGCTCGGTCGTGTCGGCGACGGCGGCGTACAGGCTGCGCAGCCCGTCGGCGTGCTCGGCGAGGTCGGGGACGACCGCCAGGGCCGCCTCCAGCCGGGCGGTCATCTGCCCGGCGACGGTGGCGTACCAGTCGCGGTCGGCCGGCTCGGTCGGGAGGACCCGGGCGAGGTCGGCGTGGACCGAGGCGGTCGCCTCGCCCAGCCGCTCGCTCTCCCCGGCGAAGTCGCCGCCGACCTCGTCGGCGTGCAGGTCGGCCTCGGCGTACAGGTCCCGGACGCTGGAGGTGGCCAGCCGCCACCCGTCGCTGGCGTTGGGGACGAAGGTCTGCAGCATGGCCACGGTGGCCGGCTCCAGCCCCTGCGGGTCGTCGATCTCGATGTACCCGAGCAACCCGGCGATGTGCTGGTTCTCCGCCTGCCGCAGTGCGTCGTGGATCTCCACGTCGGGGTTGAGCCCGGGCTCGAGCCGGCGGAACAGCTTGAGGATCGCGGTCTCGCCGTAGACCAGCGAGGTGTTGCTCTGCTCGGTGGAGATCACGTCGCCCGGCAGGCCCTCGGGGATGTAGGCCACGCCGGCCGGGTGGAAGCGCATCGGGCCGACGGTGGAGGCCGCCACGAGGTGGGTCAGCCACGGCACGGTCGCGTCCCGGTCCCGCATGGCGTCGTAGGCGTAGTTCTCGCCCTGGGACCCCGACACTGCGCCGACGAAGGCCGTGGAGAGCTCCTCGGCCGGGGCGCTGCGCCAGGACAGCGGCACCAGGTAGGTGTCACTGGCCCCGTCGGTGTACTCGACCCGCACCCGGTGCACCGAGAGCGCCGGGTCGGACTGGTCGAGGAAGAAGCCCTCCTCGGTCACCCCGGCCCACTCGCGGCCCTTGCCGCCGAACCAGCGCTGACCGGGCATCCAGTCGGCCAGCATGTCGGTCAGAGCGCTCATCAGGACTCTCCGTGGGTCGTGGTCGTCGGGGCCTCGGCACCGAGGCCGCCGGTGCCGGCGGTGGTGTCGGCGGGGCCGACCACCCCGGCGTCGAGCAGCGACTGCGCCACGCTGCTGCTGGCGGTGGTCTCCCAGTCCTCCTCCTCCTCGCCCGCCGGGGCGGTGGGCTTGGAGAGCTCGAACCAGTAGAAGCCGTGGCCGCCGAGGGTGAGCATGTAGGGCAGGACGCCGATCTGCGGGAACTGCACCCGCCCGGTCAGCTCGACCGGGGTGTAGCCCTCGAAGCGGCGGAGGTCGAGCTCCACCGGCTGCGGGAACCGGGACAGGTTGTTGACGCAGAGCACGACGTCGTCCCCGAACTCGCGCACGAAGGACAGCACCGTGGGGTTGCGTGAGCCGATCTCGGTGAAGCTGCCGACGCCGAAGGTCGGGTGCTGCTTGCGCACCGCGATCATCGTGCGGATCCAGTTCAGCAACGAGTTGGAGTTCCGCAGCTGGGCCTCGACGTTGGTGACCTGGAAGCCGTACTCCGGGTCGGCCACCAGCGGCAGGTGCATCCGCTGCGGGTCGGCGGTGGAGAACCCGCCGTTGCGGTCGGGGGTCCACTGCATCGGGGTGCGGACGCCGTCCCGGTCACCGAGCCAGATGTTGTCGCCCATGCCGATCTCGTCGCCGTAGTACATGACCGGCGAGCCCGGCAGGGACAGCAGCAGGGCGGTGAAGAGCTCGAGGGTGTCGATGTCGTTCTCGAGCAGGGGCGCCAGCCGCCGGCGGATGCCGATGTTGGCCTTCATCCGGGGGTCCTTGGCGTACTCCCCCCACATGTAGTCCCGCTCCTCGTCGGTGACCATCTCCAGGGTCAGCTCGTCGTGGTTGCGCAGGAAGACGCCCCACTGGCAGTTCTCCGGGATGTCCGGCGTCTGCGCCATGATCTCCGAGATCGGGAACCGCTGCTCCCGGCGCACGGCCATGAACAGGCGCGGCATCACCGGGAAGTGGAAGGCCATCTGGCACTCGTCGCCGTCCTCGCCGAAGTACTCGACGACGTCGGCCGGCCACTGGTTCGCCTCGCACAGCAGGACCCGGTCGGGGTACTCGGCGTCGACGACCTTGCGCACCTTCTTGAGGAACTCGTGGGTGCGCGGGAGGTTCTCGCAGTTGGTCCCCTCCTCCTCGAAGAGGTAGGGGACGGCGTCGAGCCGGAAGCCGTCGATGCCGAGGTCCAGCCAGAAGCGCAGCGCGTCGAGGATCGCCTCCTGCACCTTCGGGTTCTCGAAGTTCAGGTCGGGCTGGTGGCTGAAGAACCGGTGCCAGAAGTACTGCTTGCGCACCGGGTCGAAGGTCCAGTTCGAGCTCTCGGTGTCGACGAAGATGATCCGGGCGTCGGCGTAGCCGGTGTCGTCGTCGGCCCACACGTAGAAGTCGCCGTAGGGCCCGTCGGGGTCGCTGCGGCTGGCCTGGAACCAGGGGTGCTGGTCCGAGGTGTGGTTCATGACGAAGTCGATGATCATCCGCATCCCACGGGAGTGGGCCTCGCCGATGAGCTCCTTGAAGTCCTCGATGTCGCCGAACTCCGGCAGCACCGCGGTGTAGTCGCTGACGTCGTAGCCGCCGTCGCGCAGCGGGGAGGCGAAGAAGGGCGGCAGCCAGAGGCAGTCGACGCCGAGCCACTGCAGGTAGTCGAGCTTGCCGATCATGCCGCGCAGGTCGCCGATGCCGTCGGCGTTGCTGTCGGCGAAGCCGCGGACGAGCACCTCGTAGAAGACGGCGCGCTTGAACCACTCGGGGTCGGTGCCGGGGGCGGGCAGGCCCGACTGCTCACCCGCGCCGGGGATCGACTGTGCAGGGACGGGGAGGGTCATGAGGGGGATTCCTAGAGGTTCAGCTGGGGAGGCGGGCGGGGACCTGCCTGCCGGGGCCGCCGCGAGCGGTGGTGGCAGGCAGGTCCGTCATCACTGCGGCGGGAGGGAGCCGGACACGCTGCGGTGCACGGTGAAGACGTGCGCCGGCTCCCGGTAGGGGTCCAGCTCGACGTAGTTGGCCTGACCCCAGTCG
The Modestobacter marinus DNA segment above includes these coding regions:
- a CDS encoding tetratricopeptide repeat protein is translated as MQPNRPARTDPRAAAQQAQMAASLAGAVDLAAVQARNEAAARAAAAPPPSATAPAGAPGSAVIDVTEATFQSEVLDRSFQVPVVLDLWAEWCGPCKQLSPVLERLAAEGAGSWVLAKVDVDANPALAQGLRVQGIPAVKAVWQGQLVAEFTGAIPEEQARQFVTELVAATSGGAVPGAAEDDGAPQEPEDPRLDAAEAALDRGDLAAAEAAYQAILETEPEHPVAGLALRQVQLFRRAEEAGPDALAAAQAAPDDIAAQTRAADFLLGTGDVDAAFGWLLDVVRRTAGEERDAARQHLVELFGIVGDEDPRVGPARRALMTALF
- a CDS encoding neutral zinc metallopeptidase, whose amino-acid sequence is MTSTPRRRLAVAVAGALLGSAVLSGCAVTLIEGRASPVAGPQGDVPAAEFPIIGATDDEVDRIARNALADLNSYWTGQFVPTFGQDFTTLTGGYYSVDPGALDPAQYPNGQIGCGETPDAVVDNAFYCGPGAEYPNGDAIQYDRAFLGALAFGTGGGEGYGRFIPALVMAHEFGHAVQGRVGYPVERSINIETQADCFAGAWTAWVAEGNAAYDSIRPGELDDVLRGYLLLRDPVGTGAYEGQAHGSYFDRVSAFQQGFDDGPAACRDDFDATRAFTQSAFQSDLDFATGGDAPYEQTVEEFVPDGLGEFWQLAFDQLGEEFTPPDVEPFSGEAPDCAGEDTDLDLLYCPADATVRYDEVDLTLPLYAAEQGGDYAVLTAVAIPYALAARDQLGLPVDGQAAVRSAVCLSGAFTSAVLGAETTVLSISPGDADESVSFLLEHATDPAVLPDVQLTGFQLVDVFRSGVVDGLAACDIGA
- the glgB gene encoding 1,4-alpha-glucan branching protein GlgB, with the translated sequence MSTDDASTPPGTDTSSEPADKAELMRRVEEITEGVREASEADTPPAPAKKATRKAAAKKAPAKKAAAEAPAKKTTAREASARTAAAAEAPDGDQLSTTAAESAPAARTTAKRTAKKAAPAEAGDAPVKRAPRKATKKVTAAPVIAPAPIAEPGDPTAPSAPQPEPPSPDPAEPSTPQAPESGEHAGTGGHSPAETASEPGAEIAPDTVPAEPAVTGTEATGTGSADSPSSDSPSAPAPADQAGAAVTTADLATSEVVDLPPAPDEAPEPEAAGLVDALPEGEAPVSTSVPAEATPSPSEVSQEQLAAVVDGWSFDPHSVLGAHRVADGWAVRTLRPDAEAVAVVDQDGSRYEARQVFRGGVFEARLPQQPGDYRIEVVYPNGQGGTDTFTVDDPYRWLPTLGQLDQHLIREGRHEKLWTVLGAHVIGYDTPGGRVDGVSFAVWAPNARGVKVTGDFDYWQARAYPMRSLGSSGVWEIFVPGAQVGTRYRFHVLGADGQWRVKSDPMAFATEVPPANASVVTASTHEWNDAEWLAQRAEAKWHERPMSVYEVHAASWRQGLSYREMADELVAYVKDAGFTHLEFMPLAEHPFGGSWGYQVTSYYAPTSRFGSPDDLRYLIDAAHQAGIGVIVDWVPAHFPKDDWALARFDGTPLYEHADPRRGEQPDWGTYVFDFGRAEVRNFLVANALFWAQEFHIDGIRVDAVASMLYLDYSRNDGEWTPNQYGGRENLDAVAFLQEMNATVYREVPGVITIAEESTAWPGVTRPTYLGGLGFGFKWNMGWMHDSLGYMANQPVYRSYHHGQLTFSMVYAYSENYVLPISHDEVVYGKGSMLGKMPGDRWQQLANLRAYLGYMWAHPGKQLLFMGSEFGQLSEWAESRSLDWWHLDDPAHRGVLELVTDLNTVYRDSEALWSQDVDPAGFQWIDANDAGGNTLTFLRVGKGGQLLACVVNFSGQPHEQYRIGLPRGGRWREVINTDFEGYGGSGVGNLGGIEAVADSWHGQPWSATLTAPPLATVWFVHEGPEPELPDEGAPADQAEIAAAEASGAAEGPGSGLEPTER
- a CDS encoding maltokinase N-terminal cap-like domain-containing protein yields the protein MSALTDMLADWMPGQRWFGGKGREWAGVTEEGFFLDQSDPALSVHRVRVEYTDGASDTYLVPLSWRSAPAEELSTAFVGAVSGSQGENYAYDAMRDRDATVPWLTHLVAASTVGPMRFHPAGVAYIPEGLPGDVISTEQSNTSLVYGETAILKLFRRLEPGLNPDVEIHDALRQAENQHIAGLLGYIEIDDPQGLEPATVAMLQTFVPNASDGWRLATSSVRDLYAEADLHADEVGGDFAGESERLGEATASVHADLARVLPTEPADRDWYATVAGQMTARLEAALAVVPDLAEHADGLRSLYAAVADTTEPVVRQRVHGDLHLGQVLRTTTGWIVLDFEGEPARPLAERRELDTPLRDVAGMLRSFDYAARHMLVEQPDDPQRAYRAQEWAERNRHAFCAGYSAAGGITLSSDSALLRAFEADKAVYECVYEARNRPHWLMIPLSSLSRLAAGN
- the treS gene encoding maltose alpha-D-glucosyltransferase → MTLPVPAQSIPGAGEQSGLPAPGTDPEWFKRAVFYEVLVRGFADSNADGIGDLRGMIGKLDYLQWLGVDCLWLPPFFASPLRDGGYDVSDYTAVLPEFGDIEDFKELIGEAHSRGMRMIIDFVMNHTSDQHPWFQASRSDPDGPYGDFYVWADDDTGYADARIIFVDTESSNWTFDPVRKQYFWHRFFSHQPDLNFENPKVQEAILDALRFWLDLGIDGFRLDAVPYLFEEEGTNCENLPRTHEFLKKVRKVVDAEYPDRVLLCEANQWPADVVEYFGEDGDECQMAFHFPVMPRLFMAVRREQRFPISEIMAQTPDIPENCQWGVFLRNHDELTLEMVTDEERDYMWGEYAKDPRMKANIGIRRRLAPLLENDIDTLELFTALLLSLPGSPVMYYGDEIGMGDNIWLGDRDGVRTPMQWTPDRNGGFSTADPQRMHLPLVADPEYGFQVTNVEAQLRNSNSLLNWIRTMIAVRKQHPTFGVGSFTEIGSRNPTVLSFVREFGDDVVLCVNNLSRFPQPVELDLRRFEGYTPVELTGRVQFPQIGVLPYMLTLGGHGFYWFELSKPTAPAGEEEEDWETTASSSVAQSLLDAGVVGPADTTAGTGGLGAEAPTTTTHGES